A stretch of the Aegilops tauschii subsp. strangulata cultivar AL8/78 chromosome 4, Aet v6.0, whole genome shotgun sequence genome encodes the following:
- the LOC141021734 gene encoding uncharacterized protein, with the protein MVEELSAKCHQGEPSNKSSNLVEVHVPREKREYTTTLTRVELHGKETLEIVSTSKPDKDDEVISRLWRNLGGMLHRIVGVGVHYTNEDEPPQMAGVLQLCVDDLCLVPKRLNELLQHETLVTFAGFSIESDKEKLKLSGLEINPNKFIDIQRKWRVPYTRKEYDSLTDVAASVIHPFYKGMEKNINTQEEYKLWGTNPLPDNLIEYAGVDAYAPYKARSMIDYITDGSEFAKEREAAKFYDHPYCPYTG; encoded by the exons ATGGTGGAGGAACTGTCCGCCAAATGTCATCAAGGCGAGCCGTCGAACAAGAGCAGCAACCTCGTCGAGGTTCACGTCCCTCGCGAGAAGCGCGAGTACACCACAACACTCACAAGGGTTGAGCTCCACGGTAAGGAGACGCTGGAGATCGTCTCCACCAGCAAACCagacaaggacgacgaggtgaTCTCCAGGCTCTGGAGGAATCTTGGCGGCATGCTTCATAGGATCGTCGGCGTTGGTGTGCACTACACCAACGAAGATGAACCTCCCCAGATGGCAGGAGTCCTGCAGTTGTGCGTCGACGACCTCTGCTTGGT GCCCAAGCGCCTGAACGAGTTGCTGCAGCATGAGACGTTGGTCACATTTGCCGGTTTCAGCATTGAAAGCGACAAAGAAAAGCTGAAGTTGTCCGGTTTGGAGATCAACCCCAACAAGTTCATCGACATTCAGCGCAAGTGGAGAGTTCCATACACCAGAAAAGAGTACGACTCCTTGACTGATGTTGCAGCCAGCGTCATCCACCCATTCTACAAAGGCATGGAGAAGAACATCAACACGCAGGAAGAATACAAACTGTGGGGGACCAACCCGCTGCCAGACAACCTCATCGAGTACGCAGGAGTAGATGCATACGCCCCGTACAAGGCAAGGAGCATGATCGACTACATCACAGATGGTTCGGAATTTGCAAAAGAGCGGGAGGCTGCGAAATTCTACGACCACCCCTATTGCCCCTATACAGGATGA
- the LOC141021735 gene encoding uncharacterized protein: MPKRLKDFLQEDKLYTFVGFSIGGDKRMLNKSGLEINPNNFIDMQRRWKDPKTSKYYDSLADVAGGIIHPFYSSMKKKMDKGEHKLWGTSPLPGNLITYAGIDAYATYKSWKTIDNIVTGWDISKEQEADPYYHCNFAG, encoded by the coding sequence ATGCCCAAGCGCCTCAAAGACTTCCTGCAGGAGGACAAATTGTACACATTTGTCGGTTTCAGCATTGGAGGTGACAAGCGGATGTTGAACAAGTCTGGTTTGGAGATCAACCCCAACAACTTCATTGACATGCAGCGCAGGTGGAAAGATCCAAAGACCAGTAAATACTACGACTCCTTGGCAGATGTTGCAGGCGGCATAATCCACCCATTCTACAGCagcatgaagaagaagatggacaaGGGAGAACACAAACTATGGGGGACCAGCCCGCTGCCAGGCAACCTCATCACGTACGCAGGAATAGATGCGTACGCCACGTACAAGTCATGGAAGACAATCGACAACATCGTCACAGGTTGGGATATTTCAAAAGAGCAGGAGGCTGACCCCTACTACCACTGCAACTTCGCGGGATGA
- the LOC109737548 gene encoding protein FAR1-RELATED SEQUENCE 5-like, which produces MASAIPDAFKNTVHKLGRWHIMKKYMEHLAYLYNLHEHFKDEFTSILNWPLMPTEFEAAWKILMDKYNLHDDATMVAMWNERERWISAYFKEIFCAKMTSTQRTESMNYVLKKNFISERQNLHRFVSQKEQNTLTFYGFDTQMAKVYSRAVYSEIRNRLKLSTLFTATETEEPTKYLVRYNHPQKLSAWAQHAFQVVADPVGETYECECRLWDHTGLFCVHVLCMMETIKAASVPEKYILRRYTKRPNI; this is translated from the exons ATGGCTTCGGCGATCCCAGATGCTTTCAAGAACACAGTACACAAGTTGGGCCGCTGGCACATTATGAAGAAGTACATGGAACACCTTGCATACCTGTACAACCTGCACGAACACTTTAAGGATGAATTCACATCAATCCTCAACTGGCCCCTCATGCCAACTGAGTTTGAGGCTGCCTGGAAAATACTCATGGATAAGTACAACCTCCACGATGATGCCACGATGGTGGCCATGTGGAATGAGCGTGAGAGATGGATATCAGCCTACTTCAAAGAAATTTTCTGCGCCAAAATGACATCCACACAGCGAACTGAGAGCATGAACTATGTGCTCAAGAAGAACTTCATAAGTGAGAGACAAAACCTACACCGGTTTGTCAGCCAG AAGGAACAAAACACGCTGACCTTCTATGGGTTTGACACCCAGATGGCAAAGGTTTACTCACGAGCTGTGTACAGCGAGATCAGAAATAGGCTAAAATTGAGCACACTCTTCACGGCGACAGAGACAGAAGAGCCCACAAAGTACCTCGTGCGCTACAACCACCCGCAAAAACTGTCTGCGTGGGCTCAGCACGCGTTCCAGGTGGTTGCAGACCCCGTGGGAGAAACATATGAGTGCGAGTGCAGGCTATGGGACCACACAG GTCTTTTCTGCGTGCATGTCCTGTGCATGATGGAGACAATTAAGGCTGCCAGCGTTCCAGAGAAATACATCCTTAGGAGATACACGAAACGCCCGAACATCTAG